In Choloepus didactylus isolate mChoDid1 chromosome 6, mChoDid1.pri, whole genome shotgun sequence, one DNA window encodes the following:
- the SLC43A3 gene encoding solute carrier family 43 member 3 — protein sequence MAGQALYLHVATLLTGLLECLGFAGVVFGWASLVFVFKTENYFKELCEPNVGPTGNATGQAACRAQDERFSLVFTLVSFVINFMTFPTGYIFDRFKTTMTRLIAIFLYTSATLTIAFTSADTAVLLFLAMPMLSVGGILFLITNLQVGNLFGKHRSTIITLYNGAFDSSSAVFLIIKLLYEQGISLRASFLFISVCSTWHVGRTFLLMPRGHIPYPLPPDYRYGLCSGSGTKKKEKKPVEAQKMEQQSKEPLSSKEETPGQQPEARSFWSYVFSRRFAWHLVWLSMIQLWHYLFIGTLNSLLTTLAGGDRAVVSTYTNAFAVTQFFGVLFAPWNGLLMDQLKQKYQKEARKTGSSASMVALCSTVPSLALTSLLCLGFALCASVPVLPLQYLTFILQVISRSFLYGGNAAFLTIAFPSEHFGKLLGLVMALSAFVSLLQFPIFTLIKGPLQGDPFYVIVTLVLVTLLTLVHPFLVYRECKAQRESPSAAF from the exons ATGGCAGGCCAGGCCCTATACCTCCATGTGGCCACGCTGCTGACCGGGCTGCTGGAATGTCTTGGCTTTGCAGGCGTCGTCTTTGGCTGGGCTTCGCTGGTGTTCGTCTTCAAAACAGAGAACTACTTTAAGGAGCTGTGTGAACCGAACGTGGGGCCAACGGGCAATGCCACGGGGCAGGCGG cCTGCAGAGCCCAGGATGAGAGGTTCTCTCTCGTCTTCACCCTGGTGTCCTTTGTGATTAACTTCATGACATTCCCCACCGGCTACATCTTTGACCGTTTCAAAACCACCATGACCCGCCTCATAGCCAT ATTTCTCTACACCAGTGCGACACTCACCATAGCATTCACCTCTGCAG ACACAGCTGTGCTTCTCTTCCTGGCCATGCCCATGCTTAGTGTGGGAGGAATCCTGTTTCTGATCACCAACCTGCAG GTTGGGAACCTCTTTGGCAAACACCGATCCACCATCATCACCCTCTACAATGGGgcatttgactcttcctctgcaGTCTTCCTTATCATTAAG CTCCTCTATGAACAGGGCATCAGCCTCAGGGCATCCTTCCTCTTCATCTCTGTCTGCAGTACCTGGCATGTAGGGCGTACTTTCCTCCTGATGCCCCGTGGGCATATCCCCTATCCGCTGCCCCCTGACTACCGCTATGG CCTATGTTCTGGGAGTGGCAccaaaaagaaggagaagaaaccagTTGAGGCCCAAAAGATGGAGCAACAGTCAAAGGAGCCCCTTTCATCGAAGGAAG AGACGCCAGGACAGCAGCCAGAAGCCCGCTCTTTCTGGAGCTATGTGTTCTCTCGGCGCTTTGCCTGGCACCTGGTGTGGCTGTCTATGATACAGTTGTGGCACTACCTCTTCATCGGCACCCTCAACTCTCTGCTCACCACCTTGGCCGGCGGGGACAGGGCAGTAG TCAGCACCTACACAAATGCATTCGCCGTCACTCAGTTCTTCGGAGTGCTGTTTGCCCCCTGGAATGGCTTGCTCATGGACCAGCTTAAACAGAAGTACCAGAAGGAAGCGAGAAAGACGG GTTCTTCAGCCTCAATGGTAGCCCTTTGCTCGACGGTGCCCTCGCTGGCCCTGACATCCCTGCTGTGTCTGGGCTttgctctctgtgcctcagtcccCGTCCTCCCCCTCCAGTACCTCACCTTCATCCTGCAGGTGATCAGCCGCTCCTTCCTCTATGGGGGCAATGCTGCCTTCCTCACCATCGC TTTCCCTTCGGAGCACTTTGGGAAGCTCCTTGGGTTGGTGATGGCCTTGTCGGCCTTCGTCTCTCTGCTCCAGTTTCCCATCTTCACCCTCATCAAAGGGCCCCTCCAAGGTGACCCATTCTAT GTGATCGTGACGCTGGTCCTTGTCACCCTTCTGACACTCGTCCACCCCTTCCTGGTGTACCGGGAGTGCAAAGCGCAGAGAGAAAGCCCCTCTGCTGCCTTCTAG